The genomic stretch GTGTCTGTCTGACCCACACTCTTCCGTAATATTAGTGCAAAGAGTAGACCATAAAGTTtgctatagagtgttttcacgtgacgtctcggcggccatattggtgtcccaaaccagtcctgtgggagttgaactcttttcttatgcaaacgctttcttttgttctaataaGTTTACATAGACGCTAGCCACGTGAGTGGAAACGCTCTATAGCCATGACTCACTAATGCAGGTTTTGTTATTTCAGCGAAAAATGAATGCGTTAAGCAAGGAGATGTCTGTCCCTCTGCGCTGCTTTGCCTCAATCGAAAGGGATCTTTTGCTTGTGGCTGTGATCCTGGTTTTAAGGTGGTTGGTTATGAAGAGGCGAGGACTTGCAAAGGTACCATTTGCTATTTTGGGTATCAATAATTTGATGTTTGGTCCACTCCCCATTTCTCCGCACCCCGGCAaacaaccccaccccctccaaTACCTGCCACGATGGTCGTGAAGTTTGAGCGAACTCTCTGAGAGCGTTATTGCTCCATCCTCACTGCAGGTGAGCAGTTGCCAAAGCGttttatgaataattatttCAGCCCTAGACGAGTGTGACAAGCAAGGGGACAGCTGCCCCTCTGGTTTACAATGCTTAAAACAGGCCAGTGGATCACACGTCTGTGGCTGTTCTGCTGGTTACAAGGTGATAGGAGAAGGAGAGTGGAGATCTTGTCAAGGTATCATTGCAAAAggctcgtacccagtcgctgtTTATGTGTATTTAAGGCGAGAGAAGTAAGAGAAGACTGGGGTTAGGTTAAGGCGCGCAGTGTCATGGGAAGGGCCTCATTTTAGCCCCATTCTTCTCTCTCCCGAAAACACTTAAATAGCAACTGGATACGAGTCTGTCATtgcaattcaaagtagacagactgcaaatgtagtagttgctaaaaaatatatctacgaaGCTTTACACAGACGTATTGGTGCGTACTGTTACTTGATTACGAGTTCCTGGAAGtccaacttcttttttttttaagttgtggCGTTTGTTTGGGACTCATGAGCACTGACACCTATTTCAGATTGTGTTGAGTTGGTTTTGCAATCCTCAGTGTTCTGGCCATAGTCTGTTCTTTggagatttttttgtttttttgttttttgcattttacGTTGAAATGTCTTGAAACATTCACAATTTCTCACGTAAACGCTGCACTATTATTCAACAAAACTCTACGATTTCTGAAAACGCTATTGCCTATAAATCAGTTAGGTGAAGTCTTTTAATTCACTTTACCTCATTTAACCTTTCTAAACTGACGGTTTACCGTGTATAtcaggccatttccgagttaccCAAAGCCTCTGTGTCAAAGCGAGGCttagtgcgaagccattgatataaAAATGACTTTGAATctcttgcaaataaaactcattttcacaagaaagttttaacctcgttttgatagtgagaatttttggaactcTGAAATGGCCCGTTAAACGATATTTATGTATGTTGACCATGTTTGTATCCACTGACCTCGTCCCAGGGCCTCTCTTTCTTCTTGGGAATACAGCATATTTGACACAAAGAGTGAGGATTtgagaaaacaataataataaaaaaatttaaccttacCGGGGCAGCTGATAGTTGTGGCACTTAATGGTAATCAAAAGAATCTTTTTCAGTCATGGATGAGTGCGACAAGCGAGGGAATAGTTGTCCTTCGAGATTAAAATGCATAACACGAGACAATATAACTCACGACTGTGGCTGCGAGAAAGCTGACAACGTGGTTAaaggagaaggaaagaaaagattttgcaaaggtaagataatgttcattttttcaggccccggttgttggAAATGTGGATATTGcaatccactggataaataCTATCCAAAGGATAACGCAATCGGTTTTCGTAATACCTGTCCACTGGATAGTGTTacccaacttttgaacaaccggggacTGAATAGACTCTACGGGCCAGTTATTTACACGTTTTAGtcagtttagccagtgtttaagacaaaaacccgttctaagccattttcagtttgtcgAACACTTTTATGTAAACACCGGTTATTGTGAACAGTTACATGAAAGCATATAGCGTAGATAAGAACGGCAattttcttcttaaaataacccaacTAAGTTGACCTAAGTTTcttggaaaaatggaaaaaaaagaggTTTCGAAGAAGATCGAttattagaatttttttttggactgCTCCTTCTCTCATATTGCATATATCCTGCCGTTCACCAAATGAGCTTGGGTTGCCTGTGGTAATTGAACGAAGACTTCAAGATTGATTATTCATTTCTCGACCCTCTCTGTTTCAGAAATGGATGAGTGCGACAAGATAGGGAAGTCTTGTCCCTCTAATCTCAAGTGTCTTAAGAAAAATGGATCTTTTGCTTGTGGCTGCGAGAACACTGGCTTTATTGTGAAAGGAAGTGGAGAGAGAAGGACATGTCAAGGTACAAAATCactattagagagattaagagtcacgtttatgacaaacggcaaacgtgagattgaagttgagaatttctcacaACAGAAAATAAGCGGATCATGAAACTGTCCAggacaattcttatggataaaactggcctGAAACAACTTATTTTTgagtagaagtaataaacagtaaacgacaatgAAGGGGAAAACTTTGTCACTTGGTACAAATTCATgtctgccgtttggcgtaaacatGAATCTTTATCTCTCTATTATGTAAGATTCTCTGTAAAGAGATACCGCgaggggagcaagggtggcgcagtggtgagagcgctcgcctcccaccaatgtggcccgggttcaaatcccggcgtcgacgccatatgtgggttgagtttgttgttggttctctcctttgctccgagaggtttttctcctggTTCTCCGGTTTTCTtctctcctcaaaaactaacattttcaaattccatttCGACCAGGAATTGTGGACGACGGAACCACTATGTGGTTGTGTAACCTCTAAATCGTTATTAATTATGattataattatgattattattattgttgcaTAATTGGAGTTCATTAGAGTGATATGTTCGTTTATAGCTGTTTTGAAAACGCACCAGCCCTCCCCGCCCACTCCCTGatgttcaaacctttcactgaGTCAATGTTTATAACGTAAATATGAACTACACCCGAGATATGGTTGTATCTGTAATATTTCAGCAAAGGACGAGTGCGCAGAGTATGGGGAAATTTGTCCTTCTGATGCACAGTGCAAGAAGCAAACCAATGGATTTTACACTTGTGTTTGTGGGCCTGGTTATAACATTTCAGCAGTGGAATGGAAGAAGACTTGTGAAGGTACTAACGTCGAGGCTCGTTTCAAATATACCCGGTGTGCCAGAATAAGTCTTTCATCGCCCTGTTCGTGGTCACTAGTACATGGACCTTTATCGACTTAATATGGAATCAGCACTGGCTCTTACAAGTTATGATCATATGCTGTATTTGAATACGTGGCTTTGATTTCTATCATGACCGTATGACAaagtattttaaatatttagaacattactttctttAATTAACTATTTTGATTTCTTCTACTTTAATCCTTTATGAACTCGTAAAGGAACTGAAAAATAACATCTGCCTTTCTGATGAACTGAGGAAACCTTTTTGACGAAATGATGGGGGAAGGAAAGGATTCTTACGGGTatttctttctctgtttcttttctttcttttttttttttttcatttttccatccACTTGAAGACGAGGTTAAAAAGcttgaaatttgtttcttgAAACCCGTTTAACTCATAGTCTTTGCTGCACCAGAACAGAAAGCGGCTGACACCATATTTTGCCTCAGATGTAGATGAATGCAAACAAGGAAATCATCAATGCAAAGGAAGTGGTCAGAAATGTGTCAACAAACAAGGCTCGTACGAATGCCAGTGTGAAGAAGGATATCTAAAGAGTGGTGCCAATAACTGCAAGTTAGGTAGGATTGAATATAGATGAAAGCTTAATAACGGACTTAACATGAAGCATAAGGTCTAACAAACAGAGAATTAGAATTTGCGTTATTGTCAGTGGTGTGACATCAGTTACATGACTGTATAAGGCGTTAATAGAAGACCATAAATAGGCAGGTAAAATACTTGGCGGTACAGCAAGAAACCGATGAATCCTTTCCCAggtggattcatcggttcatttgacgTACTATGATCACCGATCCCGATCCAGATTATCCGAATGGAACGTAGCACGGCCAAatgtcatttatttttcattacagATATATGTCACATTGTCAGATGCAAAGAACACGAAGTATGTCATGAAGGAAAATGCAGATGCAAAAAAGGCTTCAAAAAAACTAAGGCAACCAAAGGAAAGTGTGTGAACGGTAAGCTCTGATCCTTTCGTAAATCCtgaatagcaaaaaaaatttataatgaAGCTCTTCGTGTATGCACCTACCTTGCAACTGCTTATCAAAATGAGCAAGTGGCAATCTGTGTATAATAAGAATTAGGCGATAAGTGCGCGGAGTTTACAGTGTTTTGATTCAGTAAAAACCATTTCTTCTGACCTTTCTAAGGGCTGATTTtcagtgtcgcgtaatttttacgtgcgcaaaatttacgttcgcaaataaaatagaggcaatgcatgaaaggtcaCTCGTAAGCGTAAAATTTGAACCTCGCTCAATTTCTCGTTTACGCTCAGTactttatatcttgcctctattttatttacgtgattaaaattcaCGTGAggtaacgtgcgtagccaaaaacgcttcagtggaaatcaaccttaactCACTCGCTATTGGTGGTGAAACTTGTGCGGCATATCTATGATCCGGGTTTATAGTGAATCTTATCATGATCAACTCTCGTTGTTGAAAGAATTAAGGAAATCTGACGTATGTGAGTCGACTGATCTATACTCCCAGCCTAATAACCAGTAAAGAAAATGTAAGCTATGATTCCTTCTCATAGTAAATATTTTAGACTAACGCATACCCGTCTGATAGTAAAGTAATGAAAAGAGTTAAGGTGGACAAAACTTACTACACAAATCTTATGatgtttttctctctttattatattatattttattattttatttcagttcttGCATTATCCGCAGCTGTGTCCCCTCATTCCACTCCTGGCGCCATTTATTTGGGAACTTTCATCATTGGATACTTAGGGATACATTCGATACTCGACATTTCTACCGCTCAGCTGTAAAGTAACTCAGAAATTTTGGATTCTTGTTTCCAATAAAGCGATctgtacaaagcactttccatgtggtattgttgCGCATACTGAGGCACTCATCATTCTACCGGCCTTTTGatttaaatattttcaaactgCTTAAATATGAAACTTGCCGTCTACTCATtgtaaaatgacaaagaaaacgaCGTAACTATTACAGTGGCGTATTTGAGGCGTTTTCAGATCTTCTATTTAGTTGGGTGTGGAGAGCTAGCTCATCCAGACCCTAACAGAAAAGGGGGGCCTGGCCTCGAAAATAATAGTAATCTATTCCCAGTGGACGTTCGCATAACAAAGGCCTGGGACTCAAGAGATGAGTTACGGGACATGCGAGTCCGCAGGCGAGAAGGCGATAGGACTAGACCAAGATGAGAGAAAAAAtcgggggggagggagggtcaaacaaacgaaccccaaagcaAAACGGGTGTAGACCCCCACCCCACAAGGGGCTTTGACGGGCGCATGAATCCAATCCTTCCGCCCTTGCAGCCAAACTGGACAAATTTGCTTACACACGTGTTTATTTATATAGAGAAAGCCACTCCCGAGGGAGAAACGCACACACACTCCTGAAATAGATCTCTCGCTGCTAATTCGTCAGAATTAAGGCCAGTGTTGCGCGAGCGAGCACTGGGAATAGCTTTTCTATGCCCTGTGGGCGTCAACAACTcgttttttattctttatttctttattttctttagtttgttttccatttctgTGTGCTTACTTAACTCGCCAATACATTCACTGCAGTTGCGCGCTCGTTCACAGATCTTACTGGCGTCCCATTAACCATGGGAGATTTGATAACGAAATTAGCTGCCCCATTCTTTTCGCTTTTACTTACTTGTTCATAATGATGTTGGTCAAATTAAAACAATTACCAGGAATAAGTGGTACCTGGAGATACCTTATTTACGAATAATACCTGCTTACGTGTCTATAAGTACGCCGGTACAGGGCTTGCAAAGACTGCAAAATCTTTTTCTCTATCACCTGTCTCAGTACGTTCGCTTGCGCGCATGGACAAAATTAAGAGCGCTGGAATCTTTGGACCTACGTCATCAAAGATAATTGTTTTCGATTGTCAATTAGTTATAACGAGTTCGAACAgtttctgttttctgttttgaaaaacatggtCAACCCCATTGGTTTCTAGCTATTAACTCTGAAAACATGCTCCAAGCATGTTACGGAAATACATGGACTAGTTTTGATCGACAGGGAGGTAGAAGATGCGGAAACACTTTCAAGAGGGCTGTTGAAGTACTCTTCAAAAATGGGAACTGACATTAAACACATCATTCTTCTCTTGGGTATTTGTTTCGTAAGTGTTGCGCCGACAAGAAGTATGAAGTACTTTCAACTCCAATATCGTAAGTCTTTTGAAGCTGTATAACGtaacaaaaaaagatttttaattGGAAAGCTTATTTCAGGCCCAGAACTGAAAAATGACCGCGGTAACACAAAATAGTTTGAAttccgaatttttttttgttttctttcttttcgttctcttttcttttgttttttatttggtgtttatttgtttgcttgcttgtttgtttgtttgtttctacATTAAACCGATTCATAAAGAATATATTATTCTGGAGAAAATCGGTCTGAATATCTTTGATTCACTACGTCAATGAGGAGCGAATCTAAATCTATTGAATTATAGTATGGTTTAGGTCCCGTAATTTAATGTAAAAGCACCTTATGAAATGTCCACAACACCAAAAATGATAGCCATTTTTGTAAGGATTACAACCACAAGCTATCCTGCGATACCTATATAATTCAAATATTGGAGTGTCTTCCCTCCCTCGTGCCACCCCCACCATATCTTTATAAACTGACGAGAGGGTAAAGTAAATAACCAACAAAGTGAGCGACAATGTGAGTCTCTTGTTCAAAAATTCCAGCCACACAAGTCTTACACACTTgacatatttttatcttttattacTAACAGCTGAACCAGGTCGCTGTTCTGACGACTGGCCCTGTCCAGGAAATAACCCATGTATCAGAAACGAATGTCACTGTCCAAAACCTAACACAATCGGTAATGGACAAACATTTTGTACTGTGCCAGGTAAGGAAAGGGAGCCACAGCGAGACCCGGAAATAATTCATGTATTAGGAACGAATGCCACTGTATGAAACCTAACACTATCGGTAATGGAAATACATGGTGTACTGTTCCAGGTTAGGAAGGCGAACCAAAGGGAAGCTAATTTACAAAATGTTTCATAAGAGAAAAGGATAGCACTTCAAGAAAACCAGGAGAGGAAGTATTTTATCGTGAAAGTGAAAACTGACACTGAAAGATTAAAAGCTGGCCGTGTTTTTCCCCACCTTTTTCCACACCCATTTGCACCATGCTTTCATCACGTACTGTTGTGTCTCGATCTTTGCATTCTGTTTGGGACACATTAAATTTAGTCAAGGCCACCTGACCATGAATCAACCATCGGGaatccctgtttagttgagtgaaagtctaagAATATATAGGCATTTATCTAAATTATAGAATTCTCAATATGGGCACAAGAAGAATAAACCTTTCTGTTCACTTGACAGATCATCCTGGCGGTCAGTGGAGTCCTGGATGTGACAAACCTGACGGCAAATGTGGGCATTACACCAAGAAGAAGTGCGACTGCGGACACTATAAGAACTCTTACTGTATTACTCAAGGGATAGTATCTCAAATACCAGGAGTTTTGGAATACACCTGCAAGTGCAAAGAAGGATTTTTCGGAAGACCAAATGGCGCTCACTATAAACATTGTCTAAGCCCAAAAGGTAAATTAAGCTGAAGGGACCGGCGATTTAACGTCGTTCCCAGGTCTTCACTAGCACCAGACAGGGAAATTCTATTGGAACGAGTTTGCCTTTGAAGCTGAAAAAACCGAAAGCGACCTAGCGCTTCCTCTAGTTAAACATGGCATAAATTTGGAGATCATATCTTGTTAGTTTGTGCCAATTAGTGATATATTGCtaatttagggcctgtttacatggaggcgggggaccccaggtaggtgaggtaacgcGCATAGGTGGGGTAGCCCGCCTTtccatacaatctctcattttaatttgatcacatttacatattaggtggggtgacccgccacacacacacctacctggggtccctcacctccatgtaaacagacccttaGAAGGAGAGTTATTAATAAGTCATCGATAAAAATAACAAGTTTGTCAATGAACACTTACAAATTGGGTTAAGCGCTAAACTATTTGAATAAAACCTTTCAGCCAATTTGAGTTGCATCTAGATAAAATTACGCAGCCGTGttgaaaggaataaaaaaaattcgctAACGTCAACGGATGCGAAGAAGTCCAACATTTTTAAAGATacatgaaacaaaatggagcgAACACGTTACTTATTTAGGTTTCACCGCAATATTTTATATATAGAAGCACGATTGAACGTAATTGTCTGAAATGACTTTGAagcgttgttttctttcaaacagTCGATAAAGATGGGCGTGTACCCTGTATAACCGATCGTAACTGCCATAAACAAGCCACCTGTAAAGACTTCAAATGTTACTGTAAGAAAGGTTACAAAGGAAATGGCCACAAGTGTATCGGTAAGATTTGAACCGTTCCTCAGCTAAAGGAGCACATTCCAAAGTTTGGAATATGTTGGTCACTAGATGTTGTGTAATTGGTCGTCACAGTATCTTTATCTTGTATCCAGCTTTTCTGATCTTTTCAACTTGCAATGTCAACTGCTGAGATGACGCCCAAAGTTACATGAAGACGAATAGAACGGACTAaacttaattaatttaaaatccaactagtggtctcttatcaatgctgcgttctgattggttgagctacttcTAGGCTATACGTTATAGCCCAGGTAGCGAAAAatgcgggctttttggcggcaaaaaaggattaaagtctagctttaactagataaaaattttttattctcgatatttttgaccaactagttgaattttactaaaacaattattcctctcgccctcatggcctctgagtcaatagcccttGAGGCTAAATAAACGGCGAAAATGGGGGGCATGTTTAAGTCTCTCAAGCTTAGGTTCAGGCCTTCTTAGGCTTTgaaatgtataaattagaggTAGACCTGTGATATCAAGTTCCTAGCTGCATGGTAAAAAATGGTGGGTGCTAACCTTTGGGGTTAAACCAAATCTGAATCAATCTGCTCAACCCccaaaaagataaataaaacaATCCGGTAAAAAGAGAGGCAATAATTCACTTCAGTAACTACAACTTCCCGGCAGACGGAGTCATGTTCTTAATATGACTAACGAACTAATTACAACTAAATTTTATTTCAGCTCTGAATGAGTGCGTTAAGCAAGGAGATTTTTGTCCCCGTCTCTCAGAATGCAAAAAGCAGGAAAACAGCTCTTTTGCCTGCGTTTGCAAAAGTGGCTTTAGAATGACTGGAAACAAAAGCCTAGCCTGCATAGGTAAGTATCACAAATTTTCTTCGTTTTCCTTCCGTAACGAAGCCTTTAGTCGCAATGGATGTAGTACATCCCCAGGATTAAATTACAAGgcaaataatacgtttttgaatagtcttACAAAGAACTTCTTTGAATTTCAAGTTTTGAATTTACGTCAGTTAAAAGTTATGGAAAGGGCTAGGCTCACAGTTTGCTCGTGAATGTACTTAAATTTTTCTGAATTTTGGCGGGTCCGTTGTGCTAGTATAGTGGGAAGGGAGAGAGATTATAGGATATGAAAAGTGCGGGTTCAACCCTGGGTTGcgattttcattctttttaatagaaaatggaagcgaccgtttacgaaagggacgCTGGCTGCGTCGACGAACAAcccaacctcgtttccaggatCTCTCTTCCTACCATTACCAAGAGGGATTGGGAAGAAGAGGAACCTGGGACCGAGGTTGAAGACAGCGTTCATGGTTAAAAATgctttccatttttgttttagttcTGTACGGCTCATTATAAACTTGTTTGACACGAACCAGATGAGTTCTTACCAGAgtatgaattttgttttgttttgattgtttgcttgtttgtttgtttgtttttttgagggggaggggaaggactTATACATTTTAATATTAAGGTGCAATATACAAAGACCTTGTGTTTCATCTAGATAAAAGCTATCGGGATACTTATTTATAATCTACAGATATCGACGAATGTTCGGAAATGAAACCTTGCTTTGCAAAGTGTAACAACACTGTGGGAAGCCATCAATGCATTTGCGAAAACGGCAAACCAACGAACGAGAGTGGCTTCTGTGGTAAGGCCTTGAACACTATTTGTTCCCTTCTGATCAGAATCCAGCGACTAGTGCAACACATCTTCACAGTCAGAAATATAGATGATGCTAATTTATGACAAATCCTACTAACAGTAAAACCCTCAGATTCATGACCTTCTTAAATGGGATCTGATACCGCTAAAATTAAAAGGAATTAGCAAACAGCTACAAATGAGTGTAAATTAAACTGATAACTGAGATTCGAGCACCCAACCTTATGCAGTCCTTCTGCTATTACTCGAATTACAGCTAGAACTTTGCAGTGTCATCATTTACCCAAGCATGTGCAGTTGCACCTTATTTCGCCCTATTCTAAATCCCAATGCATTCATACTTTATAATCACTCTTCCCTTGagctttcccttaaaaaatgagAGGGGCATTTTTCATTTCCCTACCCACcaattttttaagggaaaaaactTGAGGACGAGGTATATCTATAATTAGCCACTTTACTGCTTAGAAATGTTCTCCTTATTACTAAACTGCTTTCCTTCAATAGAACTTTGCTTATTCTTGGACAAAAAGCTTGATATCATTTTGATACATCCCCATCCCACCCTCTATAAGTCAAGCTGCTCGATAATCATCCCCTTTATCCTGGTGCAGCCGTACCTATAAACAATGTATATGATATATAACCTCATGCCGACTTTTTGCAGACTGTAAATGCAAGGAATACGGGAATGGAGACTGTCCAAAAGGAAGCTCAAAATGTTCTTGTAATGATGGATATAAATACTCTGAAGAGGAAGACAAATGTGTTGGTACGTGTATGATGCCTTGTATTATGATTAGAAAAAATACTGAGATCCGTGACTTAAAACATATTGTACCTCTGGGATATTCTTCAGGGTTTCTTCTGGTAATTATAATTTCTTAAtacagttttactttttttcccctttttctggCTCCTTAAAAACAGTGTTTTAAAAtcctggccctggttgttcaaaagttggatagcgctgtccaccggataaatcactatccagctgATACTTGTTGGGTTAACCAATTATTAagttatccgctggatagcgatttatccatTGGATTATAGCGTTATCCAATGCAACTTCTGAACAACTTGGACCTGTTTTTTAGGTTTGTGATAGATGAGGAACTGCATTGAGAGCGTGGAGGTCCTACCAATAAATcattatttgtatatttatttagttagtttGTTAGTTAGCTACGGTTTAGTAAgttagttaatgttttttttaatatttatttatcgAAGACAtatcaaaatttttcaaaggacCGCTTATCTACCTAACGAAATCTAGCTTTTACTGTTGACAGATATAAACgaatgcgaaaaaaaaaagaacccttGTGCGGGAGCTGGTAAACAATGCATCAACCGAGCAGGATCATATGAATGCCAATGCAAAAAAGGATTCGTAAAGAATGGAAATGACTGTGATGGTGGGTGGTGTTAAATGTTAGTAAGCAACTAAGGTACCGCTTTATGTTAGGTAAtccagattctggaatccgggaaattttccTTGTGCGTTTCCCGCGAAATAACGTCTGAGGAACAAGCGcgggcagaaattccatactgttgaCGCGTCAGtatacccagatctgggtagtacatTTGATTGGCTAGTCCAACAATTTGCTTCAACTAATCAGTAGTGGCACGTCATCAggctttccacaagtttcccgagatttctcaaaaagttgctcaaaagttgctaaAATAAAGTCAAAAGTTGCACGAGAAGCTGCACCAGAAGTCGCcaagcaagaaaattttggaaagCCCTAAACGACCCCCATGTAACTAGAaagtagacttgctacaagtcggcCTCTCATAAGTTCTTGAAATAGGTGGAGCGATCTGTAACTGGATGTTAATCTTGAGCCGTGGCATTCTTACACAAAAATGTTGTTCTTGTTAACGttaggttttttgtttttcaaatacaTATAGACGACTAGTGACTGAAGTTTATTTACaagctttatttttctatttttcttctaacaGCCATTATCACATGTGCG from Porites lutea chromosome 1, jaPorLute2.1, whole genome shotgun sequence encodes the following:
- the LOC140941771 gene encoding cysteine-rich with EGF-like domain protein 2-A; amino-acid sequence: MGTDIKHIILLLGICFVSVAPTRSMKYFQLQYPEPGRCSDDWPCPGNNPCIRNECHCPKPNTIGNGQTFCTVPDHPGGQWSPGCDKPDGKCGHYTKKKCDCGHYKNSYCITQGIVSQIPGVLEYTCKCKEGFFGRPNGAHYKHCLSPKVDKDGRVPCITDRNCHKQATCKDFKCYCKKGYKGNGHKCIALNECVKQGDFCPRLSECKKQENSSFACVCKSGFRMTGNKSLACIDIDECSEMKPCFAKCNNTVGSHQCICENGKPTNESGFCDCKCKEYGNGDCPKGSSKCSCNDGYKYSEEEDKCVDINECEKKKNPCAGAGKQCINRAGSYECQCKKGFVKNGNDCDAIITCADITCKENEICHEEKPKAKCIKVLALSTGGTHSSSFSIYLGVMLTGYLGGLALVV
- the LOC140932101 gene encoding uncharacterized protein encodes the protein MEFGIYFKEYRIPRRIGIWNPSQFYWHRIHSVESRIHDYLDPFISLNLHKRISYDDSIRKDCWDKEVTFQRKMEELDNKIRTGGIEAISAKIAKSMMLVAAKAAADAKCRTIDECSKRGDLCPPSLTCLKQKNGVYGCGCSNPNYKVVAAGIYRKCKANDECIKKGEMCHSPLQCLKQKDGSHACDCAPGYKKTGSGKGAKCEVEDECKEKGYYCPNNLICTKIDNEFYCMCNDGWTLTNSGDKAFCKANDECIKKGETCHSPLKCRKQKDGSHACDCAPGYKMTGSGKGTKCEAKNECVKQGDVCPSALLCLNRKGSFACGCDPGFKVVGYEEARTCKALDECDKQGDSCPSGLQCLKQASGSHVCGCSAGYKVIGEGEWRSCQVMDECDKRGNSCPSRLKCITRDNITHDCGCEKADNVVKGEGKKRFCKEMDECDKIGKSCPSNLKCLKKNGSFACGCENTGFIVKGSGERRTCQAKDECAEYGEICPSDAQCKKQTNGFYTCVCGPGYNISAVEWKKTCEDVDECKQGNHQCKGSGQKCVNKQGSYECQCEEGYLKSGANNCKLDICHIVRCKEHEVCHEGKCRCKKGFKKTKATKGKCVNVLALSAAVSPHSTPGAIYLGTFIIGYLGIHSILDISTAQL